A window of the Danio aesculapii chromosome 10, fDanAes4.1, whole genome shotgun sequence genome harbors these coding sequences:
- the tmem120b gene encoding transmembrane protein 120B: protein MSLERCQSEWTEIEQEYQQLQETHKVYRQKLEELTNLQAICSSAISKQRKGLKDLKQSLHKCKKSCSGKDSEVINDLQVQIKERQNVFFDMEAYLPKRNGLYLNLVLGNVNVTLLSNQAKFAYKDEYEKFKLYMTIILMFGAVTCLFLLNYRVTDEIFNFLLVWYYCTLTIRESILRSNGSRIKGWWVSHHYVSTFLSGVMLTWPEGPMYQMFRSQFLAFSIYQSCVQFLQYYYQSGCLYRLRALGERNQLDLTVEGFQSWMWRGLTFLLPFLFFGHFWQLYNAVTLFRLSALDDCKEWQVFMLALTFLVLFLGNFLTTLKVVHQKLLKNKDKVKNN from the exons gAAACGCACAAAGTTTACAGACAGAAGCTGGAGGAGCTGACGAACCTGCAGGCCATATGCAGCAGTGCCATTAGCAAACAGAGAAAAGGCCTGAAAGACCTCAAGCAGAGCCTTCATAA GTGTAAGAAAAGTTGCAGCGGTAAAGATTCGGAGGTGATAAATGACCTGCAGGTCCAAATTAAAGAAAGGCAAAATGTCTTTTTTGACATGGAGGCGTATTTGCCAAAGAGGAACGG ATTGTACCTAAATTTGGTCCTTGGAAACGTGAATGTCACACTTCTCAGCAATCAAGCCAA GTTTGCATACAAAGATGAATATGAGAAGTTCAAACTTTATATGACTATAATCCTAATGTTTGGTGCCGTCACCTGCCTCTTCCTTTTGAACTACCG GGTCACAGATGAAATCTTCAACTTTCTATTGGTGTGGTATTATTGCACATTGACAATAAGAGAGAGTATCCTCAGAAGCAACGGCTCACG AATTAAAGGATGGTGGGTGTCACATCACTACGTCTCAACTTTTTTATCAGGTGTTATGTTGACATG GCCAGAAGGTCCCATGTATCAGATGTTCAGAAGTCAATTCCTGGCTTTCTCCATTTATCAGA GTTGTGTGCAGTTTCTTCAGTATTATTATCAGAGCGGCTGCTTGTATCGGTTACGGGCTCTGGGGGAAAGAAACCAGCTGGACCTGACAGTGG AGGGGTTTCAGTCCTGGATGTGGAGAGGCCTCACTTTCCTCCTTCCTTTTCTATTCTTCGGCCAT TTTTGGCAGCTCTACAACGCTGTGACTCTTTTCAGACTGTCTGCTCTCGACGACTGCAAGGAGTGGCAG GTCTTCATGTTGGCCTTGACGTTTCTCGTGCTGTTCCTGGGAAATTTCCTCACGACTCTGAAAGTGGTCCATCAGAAGCTCCTGAAGAACAAAGACAAGGTGAAAAACAACTGA